In one Brassica oleracea var. oleracea cultivar TO1000 chromosome C9, BOL, whole genome shotgun sequence genomic region, the following are encoded:
- the LOC106315561 gene encoding gibberellin-regulated protein 10-like — translation MKMKLAIVQFFMISLLLSSSLFMLSKADSSPCNGKCNVRCSKAGRQDRCLQYCNICCEKCDDHCVPSGTYGNRDECPCYRDMKNSKGQPKCP, via the exons ATGAAGATGAAGTTGGCTATCGTTCAATTCTTCATGATCTCTCTTCTACTCTCATCTTCTTTGTTTATGCTTTCAAAGGCAGATTCAT CCCCATGCAATGGAAAATGCAACGTGAGATGTTCAAAGGCAGGGAGACAAGATCGGTGTCTCCAGTATTGCAATATATGTTGCGAGAAGTGTGATGATCATTGTGTTCCTTCAGGAACTTATGGAAACAGAGATGAGTGTCCTTGTTACCGCGATATGAAGAACTCCAAAGGCCAACCCAAATGTCCTTGA